A stretch of DNA from Plasmodium gaboni strain SY75 apicoplast, whole genome shotgun sequence:
ATACCACGTTTAGTTGTAAAATTATATAAACCACCGTTACCTAAATAATCACCTCTATACCAATTTTGTAATGTATAATATTTTATATAACCATAATCTTTTACTATTATTTCAACTATAGCTACATGTAATTGTGATTCTTTATATAATGAAGCTGTACATCCTTCTAAATATATTAAATATGAATACTTACCAATTATTATTAAAGTACGTTCAAATTGAGCAAAATCAGATGAATTAGTTTTAAAATATGTTGATAAATTAAAATTACATTTTATATATTTAGGTATATAACAAAAAGAACCTTCACTAAATATTATAGAATTAATATTAGCAAAAAAATTATCTTTATAAGATATAATAGTACCTAAATATTTTTTTATTAATATAGGATATTTAAATATAACATCAAATAAAGGTAAAAAAATTATTCCTAATTTTTTTAAAAAATATTGTGTAGTATGTAAAATAGACATACTATCAAATATAATATCTATAGAATTATTTTTTATTAATATACTATCTAAAAATTCAATATTTAAATTATTTTTTAAATAATATATTAAATTATTATCTTTTAAAATAGAAGAATAATAAATAATATTATCATAATTTATATTTGGACAGTCGAAAAAACTCCAATCAGGTAATTTAAATATATTTAATAATTTTAAAGAATATTTTTTAAAATTATAAATAAACATATATAAAAAAATATTACTAGATAAATTTTTTATTAAATTTATATTTAACCCTTGTCTTATTAAATATAAATTTATTTTATTTTTATATTGATATTTATAATTTAAATTATAAATATTTAAAAAATTTTTTAATTTTATCATAATAATTATATATAAAAATAATAAAAGCTAATGGTGAGATTTGAACTCATAATCTACTGATTACAAATCAGTTGCTTTACCAATTAAGCTACTTTAGCAAATATATAAATAAATAATTAAATATTCAACTTATTAGGAATTATACACTAAATATATTACTATAAATACATATTAATCCTATAAAATAATTTTTCTAATTATTGTTTTATTCATTTATATGATTAGAATATTATTTTTAACTAAATTTTCTTATTTATATTATTTCAACAATTAAAATTTTATACTTAACTACTCAACTTTACAAAAAATTTTATAATTGATATATCATTGGTATAATTTTTTTGATCCTCTCGTACTAAAAAAAATAATTTCAATATTCTAACACTTATATTAGATATGGACCGAACTGTCTCACGACGTTCTGAACCCAGCTCACGTATCGCTTTAATAGGCGAACAGACTTACCCTTAAAACATACTACTGCTTTAGGATGCGATAAGCCGACATCGAGGTGCCAAACCTTTTCGTCAATGTGGACTCTCGGAAAAGATTAGCCTGTTATCCCTAGAGTAACTTTTATCCGTTAAGCGATAATTCTATTACTAAATAATTATCGGATCATTAAGACCGACATTTATCTCTGTTTAATTTGTAAATTTTACAGTTAATTATATATTATATCTTTATATAATAAATATAACATTGTACTCCTCCGTTTATATATAGGAGGAGACCGCCCCAGTCAAACTATCTCATAAATATTGTTTAAAAATTTGTTATAAAATTTTTATAAGAATTTATATATAAATAAAATGGTATTTCACTTTTAACTAAATTATTTCCAAGAAAATAATATTATTGTTTCCCATTTATACTATGTTAAATATATATATTTTCATTATTTATTAATAGTAAAGCTTCATAGGGTCTTTCTGTCCTAATATAAGAAATCTGTATCTTCACAGATAATTTTATTTCATTAAGATTTTTTTTAAGACAGCATTTAAGTCGTTACATCTTTCATGCAGGTCGGAACTTACCCGACAAGGAATTTCGCTACCTTTGGACCGTTATAGATACAGCCGCCGTTTACTATAGCTTATATATATATTATAATTTAAATTACATATATTATTTTAACATAATAGCACTGGGCAGATGTCAATCTTTATACATCATTTTTCAATTTAGCAAAGATTTGTGTTTTTGTTAAACAGTCGCTTAAATTTTTTATTTTCAACTAAAAAGTATCTTTTATCCCTAAGTTACAAGATTAAATTGCCGAGTTCCTTAAAAAAAATTATCTTAACTTCTTAATAATATATATTTATTTACTAGTGTCAGTTTACGGTACGAATATATTATAATAAATATATTAATAATTTTTATATAATATAAATAATATTAAATTATTAATATTAGTCTTAAAATATAAATTATAATATAGTATAAGAATATTAACTTATTATCTATCAATTACACGTTTCATCTCATCTTAAGATTCGACTAACCCTATTTAAAAAAATTATAAATAGGAAACCTTAAATTATAGAAGTATTGGATTTTTACCAATATTTACATTACTCAAATTAGCATTATCACTTTTGATTTTATTATTTTAATTTACATATAAATAAT
This window harbors:
- a CDS encoding putative SufB protein; protein product: MIKLKNFLNIYNLNYKYQYKNKINLYLIRQGLNINLIKNLSSNIFLYMFIYNFKKYSLKLLNIFKLPDWSFFDCPNINYDNIIYYSSILKDNNLIYYLKNNLNIEFLDSILIKNNSIDIIFDSMSILHTTQYFLKKLGIIFLPLFDVIFKYPILIKKYLGTIISYKDNFFANINSIIFSEGSFCYIPKYIKCNFNLSTYFKTNSSDFAQFERTLIIIGKYSYLIYLEGCTASLYKESQLHVAIVEIIVKDYGYIKYYTLQNWYRGDYLGNGGLYNFTTKRGICLNYSKLDWIQVEIGSIITWKYPSTILKGKFSISNFYSISFISNMQIADTGSKMYHIGSYTKSYIISKSISLNNSLNIFRGLVYIKPFSYKSYNYTECNSLIFGNNSLTVTIPYIKNYNNTSRVKQEAFISKIEIIYLFLLMQRGLSISESISLLIIGFCSDIYNKLPFEFNLEIPILFSLKIKDIFN